In Ptychodera flava strain L36383 chromosome 17, AS_Pfla_20210202, whole genome shotgun sequence, one genomic interval encodes:
- the LOC139115424 gene encoding uncharacterized protein codes for MYMDEFSRELADDKIVADKWSDFWKDETFEFRLHRKNRCFTVWDKFNIKQLQTILRYLTTLQLGHLTGESRDVLYIGTKQNAEEFHRHLLANSFLEQLKFTEGHSNVSVSEYRHYLSYLYRKENKLTLWTINLPLFNFCGGDDLQARIPKLKQDVLANDLRNSMQPLQWLQRFDLVIIHCHCDTCFLHLYRDSYQLKSEIAGVLGCLELQVQSRNIKPFISEQYAECVHTTVRDIVTKMFDECPGRVGYEDTSLTVLSGLPVSIVLNVYSWHLCLTPTGSCHKQGIDSDEVECIVPRKVKYIAFGFAVSVVILVIVLVITSL; via the exons ATGTACATGGATGAATTTTCAAGAGAGCTGGCAGATGACAAAATTGTTGCGGATAAATGGTCAGATTTTTGGAAAGATGAAACATTTGAATTTCGTCTTCACAGAAAGAATCGATGCTTTACAGTGTGGGACAAATTTAacatcaaacaattacaaacTATCCTGAGATATCTTACAACACTTCAACTCGGTCATTTGACAGGAGAATCTCGTGATGTTCTTTACATTGGGACAAAACAAAACGCAGAAGAATTCCATCGACACCTGCTGGCCAACTCTTTTCTAGAGCAATTGAAGTTCACGGAAGGTCATAGTAATGTTTCCGTTTCCGAATATCGCCATTACCTTTCCTACCTCTACAGAAAAGAGAATAAGTTGACTTTGTGGACAATAAACTTACCGCTGTTCAACTTTTGTGGCGGTGACGATTTGCAAGCACGCATACCGAAGTTGAAGCAAGATGTCTTGGCCAACGATTTAAGAAATTCGATGCAACCACTTCAGTGGCTACAGCGGTTCGATCTTGTCATAATACATTGTCATTGTGACACCTGCTTTCTTCATCTTTATCGTGACTCCTATCAGTTGAAAAGTGAAATTGCCGGtgtattgg GTTGCCTAGAACTTCAAGTTCAATCCCggaatataaaaccattcatctCCGAGCAATATGCCGAATGCGTTCATACGACCGTACGTGACATCGTGACGAAAATGTTTGATGAATGTCCTGGGCGTGTTGGATACGAAGACACTTCACTCACAGTGCTGAGTGGGTTGCCTGTGTCCATTGTTCTAAACGTGTACAGCTGGCATTTATGTCTTACTCCAACAGGCAGCTGTCACAAACAAGGTATTGATTCTGATGAAGTGGAATGTATAGTACCAAGGAAAGTAAAGTATATCGCGTTTGGCTTTGCAGTTTCAGTTGTAATCCTGGTCATTGTGTTGGTTATTACAAGTCTGTGA
- the LOC139115423 gene encoding uncharacterized protein yields MSSKHLVAVATKLESFRQAGKRVKELLASILGDEEDRRDFLVEDYAAAKEYKDDFASRTAVIAIDARQTRTLITPERRDKNVDHWDELRTLTDSFTLPKGAVLVVIYGDERSRQLEDDALISKEWMATWKYNDGIAYDLAARKRCFTVWDSFNKAQTDRLREYFKTAIPLYKFYETRLNQCFVHKTFLQLVFQKITNSVFSVPLKQTVLLITTDDVPENFNHYLHLNPFVTSIEDKTGNISKYTVITYKVVNFVGLSKREAIKVYQVRLSTECIQHHGEAQLNTVDELHNLAHDLATYRFTEAMPRIMRIIVSFIPTPILRFIWRLLGQLGIGPLTYDALAQVTHCKDCFVHKVDANGDNSKVIGKSGVGFHGEVIPVVQDTQSSSDKVITKVNESCPTMAVRSKTNLERRTPDMTTSRKPTRDKRMPGFLHALVALFLLLLTSPRQAVAECYSIIQRVANYNFLSLILNTITETVAKLSNTIKSIRDFSIVKCCISIIIQVFFVIHYVFVIMITLLTLIFQALKIPCKKSGFAKVE; encoded by the exons ATGTCTTCAAAACACCTCGTAGCGGTCGCGACAAAACTAGAAAGCTTTCGTCAAGCAGGAAAACGTGTCAAAGAGCTCCTTGCTTCAATCTTGGGAGACGAGGAAGATCGGAGAGACTTTCTCGTGGAAGACTATGCCGCCGCAAAGGAGTACAAGGATGACTTTGCTAGCAGAACAGCGGTGATTGCGATCGACGCCAGGCAGACCCGTACCCTCATTACACCAGAACGCAGAGATAAGAATGTGGATCACTGGGATGAACTCAGAACACTTACTGATTCATTCACCCTCCCCAAAG GAGCTGTATTGGTTGTAATCTATGGCGATGAGAGATCAAGACAGCTCGAAGATGACGCCTTAATTTCAAAGGAATGGATGGCAACGTGGAAATACAACGACGGTATCGCCTATGACCTCGCTGCTAGGAAACGTTGTTTCACTGTTTGGGACAGTTTTAATAAGGCACAAACTGATCGTCTGagggaatatttcaaaactgcaatcCCGCTGTACAAATTTTACGAAACGCGTCTGAACCAATGTTTCGTGCACAAAACATTCTTGCAGCTTGTTTTTCAGAAAATTACTAATTCGGTTTTTAGTGTTCCGCTGAAGCAAACTGTCCTTCTTATTACAACAGATGACGTCCCAGAAAATTTCAATCactatttacatttgaatccCTTCGTCACTTCTATTGAGGACAAGACTGGGAACATTTCCAAATATACGGTCATAACATACAAAGTCGTAAATTTTGTCGGCCTTTCTAAACGTGAGGCCATAAAAGTATACCAGGTTCGTCTGTCTACTGAATGTATTCAACACCACGGCGAAGCACAGTTGAACACAGTGGACGAATTACACAACTTGGCGCATGACCTTGCAACATATAGATTCACGGAAGCAATGCCACGCATCATGAGAATCATTGTGTCGTTCATCCCAACACCAATTCTCCGTTTCATATGGAGACTGCTGGGTCAACTCGGTATTGGACCTTTGACCTATGACGCATTGGCACAGGTCACTCACTGTAAAGACTGTTTCGTTCATAAGGTAGATGCGAATGGCGACAACTCAAAAGTGATCG GTAAGAGTGGTGTTGGTTTCCATGGGGAGGTAATACCTGTAGTACAGGACACACAATCTTCTTCTGACAAAGTCATTACTAAAGTTAATGAGAGCTGTCCTACCATGGCTGTCAGAAGTAAAACCAATCTTGAAAGGAGGACGCCTGACATGACTACCAGTCGAAAACCAACTCGAGATAAGAGAATGCCTGGCTTTCTTCACGCCTTAGTTGCCCTGTTTCTTCTGTTACTGACCAGTCCCAGACAAGCAGTGGCGGAGTGCTATTCAATCATTCAGAGAGTAGCTAACTACAACTTTCTTAGCCTGATACTTAACACTATCACGGAGACCGTTGCCAAACTTTCGAATACCATCAAAAGCATACGCGATTTCTCAATCGTGAAATGTTGTATTTCTATTATCATTCAAGTGTTCTTTGTGATTCATTATGTGTTTGTTATTATGATTACTTTACTCACTTTAATATTCCAAGCATTGAAAATACCCTGCAAGAAATCAGGCTTTGCCAAAGTAGAGTAG
- the LOC139115426 gene encoding uncharacterized protein, which produces MSSKHLVAVATKLESFRKAGESIKELLSSVLGDEEDRRDFLVEDYAATKKYKDDLASRTAVIVIDARQTRTLITPERRDKNVDHWDELSTLTDSFTLPKGAILVVVYGDEKSRQLEDGALISKQWLDTWKYNDGITYDLAVRKRCFTVWDRFNKAQTDRLREYFNIAIPLYKFYETRLNQCFVHKTFLQLVFQKIINLVFRVPLKQTALLITKDEVPQNFIHYLHLNPFVTSIEDKTGNISKYTVITYKVVNFVGLSKREAIKVYQVRLSTELIQHNGETQLNTVNELHNLTNDLATHRFTEAMPRIMRSIAGFIPTPILRFIWRFMGRLGIGPLTYDALVQVTHCENCFVHMVDANEDYTKVNGKIGVSFNGTVIPVVQDTQSSSDKVVAKVNEISPTMATSGEINAEGMMSGMATSRKPTPDKGMYGFLCTRVAVFLTFLRLRKAKVQGKQE; this is translated from the exons ATGTCTTCAAAACACCTCGTAGCGGTCGCGACAAAACTAGAAAGCTTTCGTAAAGCAGGAGAGAGTATCAAAGAGCTCCTTTCTTCAGTCTTGGGAGACGAGGAAGATCGGAGAGACTTTCTCGTGGAAGATTATGCCGCCACAAAGAAGTACAAGGATGACTTGGCTAGTAGAACAGCGGTGATTGTGATCGACGCCAGGCAGACCCGTACCCTCATTACACCGGAACGCAGAGATAAGAATGTGGATCACTGGGATGAACTCAGTACACTTACTGATTCATTCACCCTCCCTAAAG GAGCTATATTGGTTGTAGTCTATGGTGATGAGAAATCAAGACAGCTTGAAGATGGCGCcttaatttcaaagcaatggctGGATACGTGGAAATACAACGACGGTATCACCTATGACCTCGCTGTCAGGAAACGTTGTTTCACTGTTTGGGACAGGTTTAATAAGGCACAAACTGATCGTCTGAGGgaatatttcaatattgcaaTCCCGCTGTACAAATTTTACGAAACACGTCTGAACCAATGTTTCGTGCACAAAACATTCTTGCAGCTTGTGTTTCAGAAAATTATTAATTTGGTTTTTAGAGTTCCGCTGAAGCAAACCGCCCTTCTTATTACAAAAGATGAAGTCcctcaaaatttcattcactatTTGCATTTGAATCCCTTCGTCACGTCTATTGAGGACAAGACTGGGAACATTTCCAAATATACGGTCATAACATACAAAGTCGTAAATTTTGTCGGCCTTTCTAAACGTGAAGCCATAAAAGTATACCAGGTTCGTCTGTCTACTGAACTTATTCAACACAACGGCGAAACACAGTTGAACACAGTGAATGAATTACACAACTTGACGAATGACCTTGCAACGCACAGATTCACAGAAGCAATGCCACGCATCATGAGAAGCATTGCGGGGTTCATCCCAACACCGATTCTCCGTTTCATATGGAGATTTATGGGTCGACTCGGTATTGGACCTTTGACCTATGACGCATTGGTACAGGTCACTCACTGTGAAAACTGTTTCGTTCATATGGTAGATGCGAATGAAGATTACACAAAAGTAAATG GTAAGATTGGTGTTAGTTTCAATGGGACGGTAATACCAGTAGTACAGGACACTCAATCTTCTTCTGACAAAGTCGTGGCTAAAGTTAATGAGATCTCTCCCACCATGGCTACCAGTGGTGAAATCAATGCTGAAGGGATGATGTCTGGCATGGCTACAAGTCGTAAACCCACTCCAGATAAGGGAATGTATGGCTTTCTTTGCACCCGGGTGGCCGTGTTTCTCACTTTCCTGCGCTTACGGAAAGCCAAAGTCCAAGGTAAACAAGAGTAG